Proteins found in one Paenibacillus borealis genomic segment:
- a CDS encoding carbohydrate ABC transporter permease — protein sequence MVEDRTISGRIFSAVNFTLLALIALITVLPFVHVVAGSFTTSAELAANKFVLIPKVWSLEAYKFIFSTNTIFRALGVSIGVTLVGTLFSMFITSLMAYGLSRRDLDGRRVFNFLVVFTMLFHGGMIPTFLVVKELGLIDSYAALILPSAISAFNMIILKNFFQNIPEGLEESAKIDGCNDFGILFKIVLPLSLPAIATISLFYAVTYWNTYMTAILYLDNSAKWPIQVLLRQIVVLASGMDHSATLDGTVPPPDQTIKMAVIVVATLPILMVYPFLQKHFAKGAMLGSMKG from the coding sequence ATGGTAGAAGACCGTACGATTAGCGGCAGAATATTCTCCGCTGTCAACTTTACACTGCTTGCACTCATCGCTCTGATAACGGTGCTTCCGTTTGTCCATGTAGTAGCAGGCTCCTTCACAACCAGCGCAGAGCTGGCCGCTAACAAATTTGTACTGATTCCGAAAGTGTGGAGCCTGGAGGCTTACAAATTTATTTTCTCAACGAATACGATCTTCAGAGCCCTGGGTGTGTCTATCGGGGTAACGCTTGTAGGGACTTTGTTCAGTATGTTCATCACGTCGCTGATGGCTTATGGCCTCTCCCGCAGGGATCTGGACGGCCGCCGGGTATTTAACTTCCTGGTGGTGTTCACGATGCTGTTCCACGGCGGAATGATTCCGACGTTCCTGGTGGTCAAAGAGCTGGGGCTGATTGACTCGTATGCGGCGCTTATTCTTCCGTCCGCGATCAGCGCGTTCAATATGATTATCCTGAAGAACTTCTTTCAGAATATTCCTGAAGGGCTGGAGGAATCGGCCAAAATCGACGGCTGCAACGACTTCGGCATTCTGTTCAAGATCGTATTGCCTTTGTCGCTGCCGGCGATTGCGACCATCTCCCTGTTCTACGCCGTAACCTACTGGAACACGTATATGACCGCCATCCTGTATCTGGATAACAGCGCCAAGTGGCCGATTCAGGTTCTGCTGAGACAGATTGTCGTGCTTGCCAGCGGGATGGATCACAGTGCAACACTCGATGGCACGGTTCCGCCGCCGGATCAGACGATCAAAATGGCTGTTATCGTGGTAGCAACGCTGCCGATTCTGATGGTGTATCCGTTCCTGCAGAAGCATTTCGCCAAAGGCGCGATGCTGGGCTCGATGAAGGGCTGA
- a CDS encoding flavoprotein, with protein MRMIVHDLQEQEFAGWAEGGQGELTVISDNGTIRQCMGCFGCWTRTPGACVIRDGYNNLGELLSQSDELIIISKCMYGSYSPFVLNVLNRSISYVLPYFVTKNGETHHRNRYDHQFALSVHFYGDDITEAEKGTARTLVAANSLNLYSTGNHVYFHDSLHSIKEAVQ; from the coding sequence ATGAGAATGATTGTGCACGATCTGCAGGAGCAGGAATTCGCAGGATGGGCAGAGGGCGGGCAAGGAGAGCTGACTGTTATCTCGGACAATGGTACCATCCGCCAGTGTATGGGCTGCTTCGGCTGCTGGACCCGGACGCCCGGAGCATGCGTAATACGGGATGGCTATAACAATCTGGGCGAGCTGCTCTCCCAAAGCGATGAACTGATTATCATCAGCAAATGTATGTACGGCAGCTACAGTCCTTTTGTCCTGAATGTGCTGAACCGGAGTATTTCCTATGTCCTGCCCTATTTTGTCACCAAGAATGGAGAAACCCATCACCGCAACCGGTATGATCACCAGTTCGCACTATCGGTGCATTTCTATGGGGACGACATCACCGAGGCTGAAAAAGGCACAGCCCGCACGCTAGTCGCCGCGAACAGCCTGAATTTGTATTCTACAGGAAACCATGTGTACTTTCATGACAGCCTGCACAGCATTAAGGAGGCGGTCCAATGA
- a CDS encoding glycoside hydrolase family 28 protein: MFNIADYGALRDSGVPATAAIADAIWAAYSAGGGTVYVPAGTFLTGAVRLRSNIQLHLSPGAVLSFSTDPADYPVVESRWEGVKQEVHAACIYGADLTNVSITGSGTINGNGAPWWEKHRNHPEELEYPRPRLIGFDNCSRVTIKDVQLINSPSWTVNPIGCSNVMIDNLSILNPADSPNTDGINPESCRDVRISNCHIDVGDDCIAIKAGTEDTRERIPCENITITNCVMVHGHGAVVLGSEMSGDIRNVTISNCVFKQTDRGIRMKSRRGRGGIIEDIRVSNIVMEDVICPFTLNLYYFCGPRGKEKYVWDKNPYPVTEETPQFRRIHYANITARNVHAAAGFLYGLAEQYVSEITFTNIDISMAKDAVPGHPDMMTGIENMQRRGFYLGNVRDVQFQQVSIENHEGPAFYVENGEEVEFLNCRSRNTAKPEKLVEQVAVEPAGT; the protein is encoded by the coding sequence GTGTTTAATATTGCGGATTATGGAGCGCTCCGGGATAGCGGGGTTCCGGCAACGGCAGCGATTGCGGACGCCATCTGGGCGGCGTACAGCGCCGGCGGAGGCACGGTGTATGTTCCGGCCGGCACCTTCCTGACAGGCGCAGTGCGCCTGCGCAGCAACATTCAGCTGCATTTAAGTCCTGGAGCGGTATTGTCCTTCAGTACCGATCCGGCGGATTACCCGGTCGTGGAATCACGGTGGGAAGGGGTGAAGCAGGAGGTGCACGCGGCCTGCATTTATGGAGCGGATCTGACCAACGTCTCCATCACAGGCAGCGGGACCATTAACGGAAACGGTGCACCCTGGTGGGAGAAGCACCGGAATCATCCCGAAGAGCTGGAGTATCCCCGCCCGAGATTGATCGGCTTCGACAACTGCAGCCGGGTAACGATCAAGGATGTACAGCTGATCAATTCTCCGAGCTGGACCGTGAATCCGATCGGCTGCAGTAATGTGATGATCGATAATCTGTCGATCCTGAATCCGGCGGATTCGCCGAATACGGATGGCATTAATCCTGAGTCCTGCCGTGATGTCCGCATCAGCAATTGCCACATCGATGTAGGCGATGACTGCATTGCCATCAAGGCAGGTACCGAGGATACCAGGGAGCGCATTCCCTGCGAGAATATCACCATTACGAACTGCGTGATGGTCCACGGCCACGGAGCGGTGGTGCTGGGCAGTGAGATGAGCGGCGATATCCGTAACGTGACGATCAGCAATTGTGTATTCAAGCAGACGGACCGCGGCATCCGCATGAAATCGCGGAGAGGGCGCGGCGGAATCATTGAGGATATCCGGGTAAGCAACATTGTGATGGAGGATGTGATCTGTCCCTTCACGCTTAACCTCTATTATTTCTGCGGGCCGCGGGGCAAGGAGAAGTATGTCTGGGACAAGAACCCGTACCCCGTGACGGAGGAGACGCCGCAGTTCCGGCGGATTCATTATGCCAATATTACAGCGCGTAATGTCCACGCAGCGGCAGGATTTCTGTATGGGCTTGCTGAGCAGTATGTATCAGAAATTACCTTCACCAATATCGATATTTCGATGGCGAAAGATGCAGTGCCCGGCCATCCGGATATGATGACAGGCATCGAGAACATGCAGCGCCGGGGATTCTACCTCGGCAATGTGCGCGACGTGCAGTTTCAGCAGGTCAGTATTGAGAACCACGAGGGTCCGGCCTTTTACGTTGAGAACGGGGAAGAGGTAGAGTTTCTGAACTGCCGGTCACGGAACACGGCGAAGCCGGAGAAGCTGGTGGAGCAGGTTGCGGTGGAACCGGCGGGAACGTGA
- a CDS encoding glycoside hydrolase family 88/105 protein: protein MIGSLPQTPLEWAQKACDSLMDTYQAGELPPAHRWHYHQGVFLCGMELLWEAVQEDRYIEYIQQYVDDLVDEYGNFYFARDELDAVQAGLLLFTLHERTGKLKYREAAAKLRNLLRTLNRTSEGGYWHKDKYANQMWLDGLYMAGVFSLKYANAYGEEDLRAAVLHQERLMRKYMKDEATGLLYHAWDESRRMPWANPQTGCSPEFWSRSLGWYGLALSQFMDELPEKDPGRAELAAELSGFVQALIRYQDPKSGLWYQVVDKGAEPDNWLETSGSCLFVYTIAKAVKLGILPGEVEAAAAAAARKGYEGLIQVLEWDEQDRLILPDICIGTSAGDYRNYVTRPKVSNDLHGVGALVMACVEMQALYPAQV from the coding sequence ATGATAGGCAGTCTGCCGCAAACACCTTTAGAATGGGCGCAAAAAGCCTGTGATTCTTTGATGGATACGTATCAAGCGGGGGAGCTTCCGCCTGCGCACCGCTGGCATTATCACCAAGGCGTGTTTCTATGCGGGATGGAGCTGCTGTGGGAGGCTGTCCAGGAGGACCGCTATATCGAATACATCCAGCAGTATGTGGATGATCTGGTGGATGAATACGGCAATTTCTATTTTGCCCGGGATGAGCTGGATGCCGTACAAGCGGGGCTGCTGCTCTTCACGCTGCATGAACGGACCGGCAAGCTGAAGTACCGGGAGGCTGCGGCTAAGCTCAGGAATCTGCTGCGGACGCTGAACAGAACCTCCGAAGGCGGCTATTGGCATAAGGACAAATATGCGAATCAGATGTGGCTCGACGGGCTGTATATGGCCGGGGTCTTCTCCCTGAAGTATGCGAATGCTTATGGAGAAGAGGACTTGCGTGCAGCAGTGCTGCACCAGGAGCGGCTGATGCGCAAATACATGAAAGACGAGGCCACCGGCCTGCTCTACCATGCCTGGGATGAGAGCCGCCGTATGCCCTGGGCGAATCCGCAAACCGGCTGCTCGCCGGAGTTCTGGAGCCGGTCACTCGGCTGGTACGGGCTGGCACTCTCGCAGTTTATGGATGAGCTGCCGGAGAAGGATCCGGGCCGTGCGGAGCTGGCCGCCGAGCTGAGCGGCTTCGTGCAGGCGCTGATCCGCTATCAGGATCCGAAGAGCGGCCTGTGGTATCAGGTGGTCGACAAGGGAGCTGAGCCGGATAACTGGCTGGAAACCTCCGGCTCCTGCCTGTTCGTCTACACGATTGCCAAAGCGGTGAAGCTGGGAATTCTGCCTGGGGAGGTTGAAGCTGCCGCGGCAGCGGCAGCGCGCAAAGGCTACGAAGGCTTAATTCAGGTGCTGGAATGGGATGAGCAGGACCGGCTGATTCTGCCGGACATCTGCATCGGGACCTCAGCAGGGGATTACCGTAACTATGTCACCCGGCCGAAGGTCAGCAATGACCTGCACGGAGTAGGGGCGCTAGTGATGGCCTGTGTGGAGATGCAGGCGTTGTACCCGGCACAAGTGTAG
- a CDS encoding TetR/AcrR family transcriptional regulator codes for MTDKPYHHGNLRNELIEAGIKLINTDGINSFSLRKVAAECKVSHTAPYSHFKNIDELVSAMGEHVTEQFMESLCASVQGQEDSSDAISLLGQAYIDFFMEHPQYFQFLYYHSGIVIDLDNYNSDSYPPFVLFRTTAYQMFQSAGLPEAEFSHQLIALWAMVHGIAALLTNNGVKYSGNWRELLAVQSIL; via the coding sequence GTGACGGATAAACCCTACCACCACGGCAATTTACGGAATGAGCTTATAGAAGCAGGCATTAAGCTTATTAATACAGACGGCATTAACAGCTTTTCCCTGCGCAAGGTCGCAGCCGAATGTAAAGTCAGTCACACCGCCCCCTACAGCCATTTTAAAAATATAGATGAGCTGGTATCCGCCATGGGCGAGCATGTCACAGAGCAATTTATGGAGTCCCTGTGTGCATCCGTCCAAGGACAGGAGGACAGCTCTGACGCGATTTCCCTGCTGGGGCAGGCTTACATCGATTTTTTCATGGAGCACCCGCAGTATTTCCAGTTTTTGTACTACCATTCTGGCATAGTCATCGATCTGGACAACTATAATTCTGATAGCTATCCGCCATTCGTCCTGTTCAGGACAACGGCCTATCAAATGTTTCAAAGCGCCGGCCTGCCGGAAGCTGAGTTCTCCCATCAACTGATTGCACTCTGGGCGATGGTACACGGTATAGCTGCTCTGCTTACCAATAACGGGGTCAAGTATTCGGGGAACTGGCGTGAATTACTGGCGGTCCAATCTATCTTATAA
- a CDS encoding ABC transporter permease, producing MQEVTAQPRVVPEPKPKSYKSSSELKKRLWRNKLLYVMLIPGVLYFIVFKYLPMYGLIISFQDYKPYQGITGSEWVGMKHFSRLFTEPDFLNILGNTLILFGMNILIYFPIPIILALMLNELRGTFFKRFFQTLVYLPHFMSWVIVVSISFVMVTMDGGIINELLAYFGFSKINFLLSPGWFRPMYIIQVIWREAGWGTIIYLASIAAIDPGLYEASRMDGAGRLRQVWHITLPAIRGVIITLFILKIGSVLDLGFEHVYLLLNSMNREVAEIIDTYVYTAGLRQGQFSYSTAIGFFKSIVGLIMVMTVNKVSKKIGEEGVY from the coding sequence ATGCAGGAAGTTACCGCCCAGCCCCGCGTAGTTCCCGAACCGAAGCCTAAGAGCTATAAGAGCAGCAGTGAGCTTAAGAAAAGGCTGTGGAGAAACAAGCTACTCTATGTGATGCTGATCCCCGGAGTGCTGTATTTCATTGTATTTAAATATCTGCCGATGTACGGACTGATTATCTCCTTCCAGGATTACAAGCCTTATCAAGGGATTACAGGGAGCGAGTGGGTTGGAATGAAGCATTTCAGCCGGCTGTTCACCGAACCCGATTTCCTGAACATTCTGGGGAATACCCTGATCCTGTTCGGGATGAATATTCTGATCTATTTTCCGATTCCGATTATTCTCGCATTGATGCTTAACGAACTCAGAGGCACTTTCTTCAAAAGATTCTTCCAGACCCTGGTCTACCTGCCCCACTTCATGTCCTGGGTTATCGTCGTCTCGATTTCCTTCGTCATGGTGACGATGGACGGCGGGATTATCAACGAACTGCTGGCTTACTTCGGATTCTCCAAAATCAATTTCCTGCTGAGTCCCGGCTGGTTCAGACCGATGTACATCATTCAGGTTATCTGGCGGGAAGCGGGCTGGGGAACGATTATCTATCTGGCTTCTATCGCTGCCATCGATCCCGGGCTCTATGAAGCTTCGCGCATGGACGGGGCCGGACGGCTCAGACAAGTCTGGCACATCACGCTTCCGGCGATCCGGGGAGTTATTATTACACTGTTTATTCTGAAAATCGGTTCCGTTCTCGATCTTGGATTCGAACATGTCTATCTGCTGCTCAATTCCATGAACCGGGAAGTTGCGGAAATTATCGATACGTATGTCTACACCGCCGGGCTGCGGCAAGGGCAGTTCAGCTATAGTACAGCCATTGGCTTCTTCAAGTCGATAGTGGGTCTGATCATGGTGATGACCGTCAACAAGGTATCCAAGAAAATAGGAGAAGAAGGCGTTTATTAA